The following are encoded in a window of Flavobacterium cupriresistens genomic DNA:
- a CDS encoding helix-turn-helix domain-containing protein has product MKTLLKNAREQKGLKTREVAQILSIDQALISKFESGTRRPTKEQVSKLSQLLEIDYETIMVAWLKEKILYEIENEEFALKALLLAEQEIQNNRKEINSVILSSLQVSLDEIEILKNQIQSFNPFETRQISRALELDFIFKSIRFNGNSLTLEETKSIINEGLTIAGKSMQEQLEAINLQETISYIKALIQKKTPLNEKEFLAIHSLLFKGIKPENSGKYKNDAITAREINLLFNWLDTHKNTLHPLVLAAETHLKITSISPFEHGNLQMASLTLNWILLQHHYVYAGTDSNEESIAEYVSVLEHSQQTKDTSIFTNYILRIEKENLVRAIELVSK; this is encoded by the coding sequence ATGAAAACACTTCTTAAAAATGCCCGAGAACAAAAAGGACTAAAAACACGTGAAGTAGCTCAAATTCTAAGCATTGATCAGGCTTTGATAAGCAAATTTGAAAGTGGAACACGAAGACCAACCAAAGAACAAGTTTCTAAACTATCCCAACTACTAGAGATTGATTACGAAACCATAATGGTGGCATGGTTAAAAGAAAAAATACTTTACGAAATTGAGAACGAAGAATTCGCCCTCAAAGCTTTATTACTTGCCGAGCAGGAAATTCAGAACAACAGAAAAGAAATTAACTCTGTTATTTTATCTTCCCTTCAAGTCTCTTTAGATGAAATTGAAATCCTGAAAAATCAAATTCAATCCTTTAATCCTTTCGAAACACGACAAATTTCGAGGGCCCTGGAGTTGGATTTTATTTTTAAAAGCATTCGTTTTAACGGAAACTCACTAACATTAGAAGAAACAAAGTCTATCATTAACGAAGGATTGACAATTGCCGGTAAAAGCATGCAGGAACAACTTGAAGCCATTAATTTACAGGAAACCATATCCTACATTAAAGCTTTAATTCAGAAAAAAACTCCTTTAAACGAAAAGGAATTTCTTGCGATACACAGCCTACTCTTCAAAGGAATCAAACCCGAAAATTCCGGAAAATATAAAAACGATGCAATTACGGCACGTGAAATAAATTTACTTTTTAATTGGCTTGATACTCATAAAAACACGTTGCATCCACTGGTTCTGGCTGCCGAAACTCATTTAAAAATAACGAGCATCAGTCCTTTTGAACACGGAAACCTGCAAATGGCCAGCTTAACACTCAATTGGATCTTATTGCAGCACCATTACGTTTATGCCGGTACTGATAGTAATGAAGAAAGCATTGCTGAATATGTATCCGTTTTAGAGCACAGTCAACAGACAAAAGACACTTCAATTTTCACTAATTATATCCTCCGAATTGAAAAAGAAAACCTTGTTCGCGCTATTGAATTGGTTTCAAAATAA
- the smpB gene encoding SsrA-binding protein SmpB yields MLKSVNILNKRARFDYEIIDTYTAGIVLSGTEIKSIRLGKANITESFCEFSGIELFAINTYIEEYTFGNQFNHKSRSERKLLLNKKELKTLHKNVQAKGLTIVPLKLFTNEKGLAKLQIGLCKGKKNYDKRESLKEQDTKRDLDRIKKAYN; encoded by the coding sequence ATGTTAAAATCAGTCAATATACTTAATAAAAGAGCTCGGTTTGATTACGAAATAATCGACACTTACACTGCCGGAATTGTTTTATCGGGCACTGAGATCAAATCTATTCGTTTAGGAAAAGCCAATATTACCGAAAGTTTTTGCGAATTCAGTGGTATAGAGCTTTTTGCGATTAATACTTACATTGAAGAATATACGTTTGGAAATCAATTCAATCATAAATCAAGAAGCGAGAGAAAATTACTTTTAAATAAAAAAGAGTTAAAAACACTTCATAAAAATGTACAGGCAAAAGGTCTGACGATTGTTCCTTTAAAATTATTCACTAACGAAAAAGGACTTGCCAAACTACAAATCGGTCTTTGTAAAGGAAAGAAAAACTACGACAAGCGAGAGTCTCTTAAAGAACAAGACACGAAACGCGATCTGGACCGAATTAAAAAAGCTTACAACTAA
- a CDS encoding ion transporter, whose translation MTTPKSKYEVFREQTKIILYGTNTFWGRMFDLVLLGLILLSVILVMLDTVEGINNKYHSQLLICEWIITVFFSIEYILRIIAIQKPLRYVFSFYGIIDLLAILPMYMSIFFPATNILTIVRILRFLRLFKILHIPQISHQSFQLKEALQASKEKILVFIYFVIISAVIIGALMYVVEGRESGFTSIPVGIYWAIVTLTTVGYGDISPATPLGQFLASLVMIMGYGIIAVPTGIVTAEFAKSSLRSNAVSTKNTCKKCNAQVHFDSAKYCHECGTELQKT comes from the coding sequence ATGACAACACCTAAATCAAAATACGAGGTTTTTAGAGAGCAAACAAAAATCATTCTCTACGGAACAAACACCTTTTGGGGACGCATGTTTGATTTGGTACTGCTCGGTTTGATTCTTCTAAGTGTTATTTTGGTTATGCTGGATACCGTAGAAGGAATCAATAATAAATACCACTCACAACTGCTTATCTGCGAATGGATTATCACCGTGTTCTTTTCCATTGAATACATTTTACGCATCATAGCCATTCAAAAACCATTGCGATATGTTTTTAGTTTTTATGGCATAATCGACTTACTCGCTATTTTACCCATGTACATGTCGATTTTTTTTCCTGCTACCAATATACTGACGATCGTAAGAATATTGAGGTTTCTCCGATTATTCAAAATTCTGCATATACCCCAAATTTCACATCAGTCTTTTCAGTTAAAAGAAGCTTTGCAGGCGAGTAAAGAAAAAATCCTTGTTTTTATCTATTTTGTCATCATTAGCGCTGTAATTATCGGTGCTTTAATGTATGTCGTAGAAGGACGTGAAAGCGGCTTTACAAGTATTCCTGTAGGTATCTATTGGGCAATAGTAACTTTGACTACGGTTGGATATGGCGACATATCACCGGCAACACCCTTAGGGCAGTTTTTAGCGTCTCTGGTTATGATCATGGGTTACGGAATTATTGCTGTTCCCACAGGAATTGTTACTGCTGAATTTGCAAAAAGCAGCCTGAGAAGCAACGCAGTCAGTACAAAAAACACCTGTAAAAAATGCAATGCACAAGTACACTTTGACAGTGCAAAATATTGTCATGAATGCGGAACCGAATTACAAAAGACTTAA
- a CDS encoding DUF3575 domain-containing protein encodes MKNILILFVLFFSVQLQSQTYLKFNGATALIGVPNVGIETSIGEKVTFSVDVMASFWESFNGHHPMKFVTLTPEVRYHFKEKYNGFYVGGHIGPDMYEIQKWNYWDTNKYEKGFGYRMGVTVGYNIKINDKFLLDVFAGAGWHQGFYHGYYNDGRPGRYEKAKNWNKSGEWLPYRGGVMLSYKLN; translated from the coding sequence ATGAAAAACATTTTAATTCTCTTTGTTCTTTTCTTTTCTGTACAATTACAAAGTCAGACTTATCTAAAATTTAACGGTGCAACAGCACTTATTGGGGTTCCAAATGTTGGAATAGAGACCAGCATAGGCGAAAAAGTCACTTTTAGTGTCGATGTGATGGCTTCTTTTTGGGAATCTTTCAACGGACACCATCCGATGAAATTTGTAACTTTAACACCGGAAGTTCGTTATCATTTTAAAGAAAAATACAATGGTTTCTATGTAGGTGGCCATATCGGACCGGATATGTACGAAATTCAAAAATGGAATTATTGGGATACCAATAAATACGAAAAAGGATTTGGCTATCGCATGGGGGTTACCGTAGGATACAATATCAAAATAAACGACAAATTCTTGCTGGATGTTTTTGCCGGAGCTGGTTGGCACCAAGGATTTTATCACGGTTATTACAATGACGGAAGACCTGGCAGATACGAAAAAGCTAAAAACTGGAACAAAAGTGGAGAATGGCTTCCGTATCGTGGAGGTGTTATGCTTTCTTATAAACTAAATTAA
- a CDS encoding acyl-[acyl-carrier-protein] thioesterase, which yields MPISPNFTSVLSKEWEINFTQCTPNGYLKYTDLCNLLQLTAAAHSEVGGISFADMQEFDQAWVLSRMRVEVTALPKWQDIVTVKTWINSLENSRSVRALEMYVNGKKIVGSETFWAVFNTKARRPEALALPYQHFELFPENRATVEGFSKINVNPEKESVFEKTVYLSDLDIVNHANNVKYLEWCLDHVDPNKILKQEIASFEMNFMKELSLNDAVVIHESETEIDSTFSIIKKDKICFALQVNWK from the coding sequence ATGCCTATATCTCCAAATTTCACTTCCGTTTTAAGCAAAGAATGGGAAATTAATTTTACACAATGTACCCCAAACGGTTATTTAAAATATACTGATTTGTGCAACCTTCTGCAACTAACCGCTGCGGCACACTCAGAAGTTGGAGGCATTAGTTTTGCTGATATGCAGGAATTTGATCAAGCCTGGGTATTAAGCCGAATGCGTGTTGAAGTAACCGCTTTACCGAAATGGCAGGATATCGTAACGGTAAAAACATGGATAAACAGTCTTGAGAATTCACGTTCTGTTCGTGCACTGGAAATGTATGTTAATGGTAAAAAGATTGTTGGAAGTGAAACATTCTGGGCGGTATTCAACACCAAAGCCCGTCGTCCCGAAGCCTTAGCGCTACCCTACCAGCATTTTGAATTATTCCCTGAAAACAGAGCAACTGTAGAAGGTTTCTCTAAAATAAATGTCAATCCGGAAAAAGAATCTGTATTTGAAAAAACCGTTTACTTATCTGATTTAGATATTGTAAATCACGCCAACAATGTAAAATACCTGGAATGGTGTTTAGACCACGTTGATCCAAACAAAATTTTAAAGCAGGAAATCGCCAGTTTTGAAATGAATTTCATGAAAGAGTTATCGCTAAATGATGCTGTTGTTATTCATGAAAGCGAAACAGAAATCGATTCTACCTTTAGCATTATCAAAAAAGATAAAATCTGTTTTGCCTTACAAGTTAACTGGAAATAA
- a CDS encoding response regulator transcription factor, which translates to MENNNKRILLVEDDLNFGAVLKDYLMLNDFEVTLAKNGMEGFEKFKKDVYDLCILDVMMPYKDGYTLAKEIREKNSEVPIIFLTAKSMKEDVLKGYKAGADDYLNKPFDSEVLLMKIKAIIQRKSADTKAEQVQFEFNIGKFHLNSKLRFLTFENDEAIKLSPKENELLKMLILHENDLMPRELALTKIWRDDNYFTSRSMDVYIAKLRKYLKADEDVEILNIHGEGFRLVVKSKIAE; encoded by the coding sequence ATGGAAAATAATAACAAAAGAATACTTTTAGTAGAAGATGACCTTAATTTTGGGGCAGTTCTTAAAGATTATCTAATGTTAAATGACTTTGAAGTTACTTTAGCTAAAAACGGTATGGAAGGTTTCGAAAAATTCAAGAAAGATGTATATGATTTATGTATTCTTGATGTAATGATGCCGTATAAAGATGGTTATACCTTAGCAAAAGAAATTAGAGAGAAAAACAGCGAAGTGCCAATTATCTTCTTAACAGCAAAATCTATGAAAGAGGATGTGTTAAAAGGTTACAAAGCAGGTGCTGATGATTACTTAAATAAACCTTTTGATTCAGAAGTTTTATTGATGAAAATCAAAGCCATTATCCAGAGAAAATCTGCGGATACAAAAGCAGAACAAGTGCAGTTTGAGTTTAATATTGGTAAATTCCACTTAAACTCTAAACTTAGATTCTTAACTTTTGAAAATGATGAAGCAATTAAATTATCTCCAAAAGAGAACGAATTGCTTAAGATGCTTATTCTTCATGAAAATGATTTGATGCCAAGAGAATTAGCGTTAACTAAAATCTGGAGAGACGATAACTATTTTACTTCAAGAAGTATGGACGTTTATATCGCTAAACTTAGAAAATATCTAAAAGCAGATGAAGATGTTGAGATCTTAAACATTCACGGAGAAGGTTTCAGATTAGTTGTTAAAAGCAAAATTGCTGAATAA
- a CDS encoding exonuclease domain-containing protein — MYAILDIETTGGQFNEEGITEIAIYKFDGHEVIDQFISLVNPEIPIQPFVVKLTGINNAMLRSAPKFFEIAKRIIEITSDCIIVAHNASFDYRILRTEFRRLGYDFEARTLCTVELSKKLIPEQTSYSLGKLVRALGIPMADRHRASGDAMATVKLFKMLLEKDLEKTIVKDFIKLEVEKGIAPKLLDLLRQMPSKTGVYYIHNESGTLIYIGKSQNIKKRINQHFTGITTKSKKIQAEAFTITYDETGSELIALLKESEEIKINRPRYNRSQRKTLFQYALYAEKDANGYINLRLEKADGRKKEITSFASLQEGKNALFRFTTKYHLCQKLTGLYQSKKECFQYKIKECDGACLGEVTPEVYNARVQQFISENSFENKSMILIDKGRNVNERSAVLIENGVYKGYAYYDLNYQITNIEILKNILIPMQNNRDVKNIIQNDIRRSKTLKILYF; from the coding sequence TTGTACGCAATACTAGACATAGAAACAACTGGAGGCCAGTTTAACGAAGAAGGAATTACCGAAATCGCCATTTATAAATTTGATGGCCATGAGGTAATTGACCAATTCATTAGCCTCGTTAATCCTGAAATTCCGATTCAGCCTTTTGTGGTTAAATTAACCGGAATTAACAATGCTATGTTGCGTTCAGCACCCAAATTTTTTGAAATCGCCAAAAGAATCATCGAAATCACTTCTGACTGTATCATTGTAGCCCACAACGCTTCTTTTGATTACCGAATACTGCGAACAGAATTCCGTCGCTTAGGATATGATTTCGAAGCCAGAACACTTTGTACCGTTGAGCTTTCCAAAAAACTAATACCGGAACAAACTTCTTATAGTCTAGGAAAGTTAGTTCGGGCACTTGGAATACCAATGGCAGACAGACATCGCGCGAGCGGAGACGCCATGGCAACTGTAAAGTTGTTCAAAATGCTCTTGGAAAAAGATTTAGAGAAAACAATTGTCAAAGATTTCATAAAACTTGAAGTCGAAAAAGGAATTGCGCCAAAATTATTGGATCTTCTAAGACAAATGCCAAGCAAAACCGGTGTGTATTACATTCATAACGAAAGTGGTACCCTGATTTATATTGGTAAAAGTCAAAATATAAAAAAACGAATCAACCAACATTTTACCGGAATTACGACCAAAAGTAAAAAAATACAAGCGGAAGCTTTTACCATAACTTACGACGAGACCGGAAGTGAATTAATCGCACTTTTAAAAGAAAGCGAAGAAATAAAAATAAACCGACCAAGATACAACCGCTCACAACGAAAAACGCTTTTTCAGTACGCTTTATATGCCGAAAAAGATGCAAACGGTTATATCAATCTCAGACTTGAAAAAGCGGACGGCCGCAAAAAAGAAATCACCTCCTTTGCCTCTTTGCAAGAAGGTAAAAATGCTCTTTTCAGATTTACGACAAAATACCACTTATGTCAAAAACTGACCGGATTGTATCAAAGTAAAAAAGAGTGCTTTCAATACAAAATAAAAGAATGCGATGGCGCTTGCCTTGGTGAAGTAACTCCCGAAGTATACAATGCCAGAGTGCAACAATTTATATCTGAAAACAGCTTCGAAAACAAAAGCATGATCTTGATTGACAAAGGCCGAAACGTAAACGAACGAAGCGCTGTCCTGATCGAAAACGGAGTGTACAAGGGATATGCCTATTATGATCTGAATTATCAAATTACAAACATCGAAATCCTGAAGAATATTCTTATTCCGATGCAAAATAACCGTGATGTGAAAAATATAATTCAAAACGACATTCGTAGAAGCAAAACGTTAAAAATCCTATATTTCTAA
- a CDS encoding VF530 family DNA-binding protein: MQNQSKDPLHGITLKAIVEKLVDYYGFDTLGELIPIKSFTSNPSIKSSLTFLRKTDWARKKVEELYIKSLSKFPEN; this comes from the coding sequence ATGCAAAATCAATCTAAAGACCCTTTACACGGAATTACACTTAAAGCAATAGTCGAAAAATTGGTTGACTATTACGGTTTTGATACTTTAGGAGAGTTGATTCCCATTAAAAGTTTTACTTCCAATCCCAGTATAAAATCTAGCCTTACTTTTTTGAGAAAAACAGATTGGGCCCGAAAAAAGGTAGAAGAGTTGTATATTAAATCACTCTCTAAATTTCCTGAGAATTAA
- the miaA gene encoding tRNA (adenosine(37)-N6)-dimethylallyltransferase MiaA has translation MKYLITIVGPTAIGKTALSIALAQHFKCEILSCDSRQFFKEMTIGTAVPNEEELQAATHHFIQNKSIFENYTVGDYEKEALIKLEQLFQENDFAILIGGSGLYVDAVLKGFDEFPEIDPEIRSEVNSNYEKLGINYLQEQLKKLDPDYYQKINLENPQTLQNPQRMMRFTEVCLGTGKPYSSFLNQKKGNRNFTPILIGLEADRAVIYDRINQRVNIMIQEGLLTEAERLYPNKALNALQTVGYRELFSYFDKEFTLAFAIEEIKKNTRRFAKRQLTWFKRNESTKWFDFATPKSEIIKYIQSKI, from the coding sequence ATGAAATATTTAATTACCATCGTCGGACCAACTGCTATAGGAAAAACTGCCTTAAGCATTGCTTTGGCGCAACATTTCAAATGTGAGATCCTTTCTTGCGACAGTCGTCAGTTTTTTAAAGAAATGACTATTGGTACTGCGGTACCGAACGAAGAAGAACTACAAGCTGCAACACACCATTTCATTCAAAATAAATCTATTTTTGAAAACTACACGGTTGGCGATTACGAAAAAGAAGCACTGATTAAACTGGAACAATTGTTTCAGGAAAATGATTTCGCCATTCTAATTGGTGGTTCAGGATTATATGTCGATGCCGTTTTAAAAGGTTTTGATGAATTTCCGGAAATTGATCCCGAAATCAGATCCGAAGTAAATTCAAATTATGAAAAGCTCGGAATTAACTACCTGCAAGAACAGCTAAAAAAGTTAGACCCTGATTATTATCAAAAAATAAACCTCGAAAACCCGCAAACACTACAAAACCCACAGCGAATGATGCGTTTTACAGAGGTTTGTCTGGGAACCGGAAAACCCTATTCTTCTTTCCTGAATCAGAAAAAAGGCAACCGAAACTTCACACCAATTTTAATTGGTTTAGAAGCCGACAGAGCTGTTATTTACGATCGTATCAATCAACGTGTTAATATAATGATACAGGAAGGTTTACTTACAGAAGCCGAAAGACTTTATCCTAATAAAGCGTTAAATGCACTTCAAACGGTCGGTTACAGAGAATTATTTAGTTATTTTGACAAAGAATTCACGCTTGCCTTTGCGATTGAAGAAATCAAGAAAAACACGCGTCGTTTTGCCAAACGTCAATTGACCTGGTTCAAACGAAATGAAAGTACGAAATGGTTTGATTTTGCTACTCCAAAAAGCGAAATCATCAAGTACATTCAATCTAAAATCTAA
- a CDS encoding Gfo/Idh/MocA family protein: MLKVGVLGAGHLGKIHLRLLQQSDKYELVGFYDENQENAERISKEFGYTNFSTIAKLIHAVDVIDIVTPTLSHYKCAKVAIKSGKHIFIEKPIANTVEEAEEIIALAKEYNVKGQVGHVERFNPAFIATKNMIENPMFIETHRLAEFNPRGTDVPVVLDLMIHDIDAILSVVNSKVKNINASGVSVISETPDIANARIEFENGCVANLTASRISMKNMRKTRFFQRDAYISVDFLEKKCEVVRMKDAPEVPGDFDMILQNAEGVKKQIYFTNPDVEQNNAILDELESFANAISTDTTPVVTLEQATDALRVAYQIIECFDK; the protein is encoded by the coding sequence ATGTTAAAAGTGGGAGTTTTAGGTGCTGGTCATCTGGGTAAAATACATTTACGTTTATTACAACAATCTGACAAGTACGAATTAGTTGGATTTTACGACGAAAATCAAGAGAATGCCGAACGAATTTCAAAAGAATTTGGCTACACTAACTTCAGTACTATTGCAAAATTAATCCATGCTGTTGATGTAATCGATATTGTAACCCCAACATTATCGCATTACAAATGTGCCAAAGTCGCTATCAAATCAGGAAAACATATCTTTATAGAAAAACCTATTGCCAATACAGTTGAAGAAGCGGAAGAAATTATCGCTTTGGCAAAAGAATACAATGTAAAAGGGCAAGTAGGTCACGTTGAACGCTTTAATCCGGCGTTTATTGCAACCAAAAATATGATCGAAAATCCGATGTTTATAGAAACACATCGTTTAGCCGAATTTAATCCGCGTGGTACAGATGTTCCGGTGGTTCTGGATTTGATGATTCACGATATTGATGCTATTTTAAGCGTTGTAAATTCAAAAGTAAAAAACATCAATGCAAGCGGCGTTTCTGTAATTAGCGAAACTCCGGATATTGCAAATGCCCGAATTGAATTTGAAAACGGTTGTGTTGCCAACTTAACAGCAAGCCGAATTTCAATGAAAAACATGCGTAAAACACGTTTTTTTCAAAGAGATGCCTACATTTCAGTTGATTTCTTGGAGAAAAAATGTGAAGTAGTCCGCATGAAAGACGCTCCAGAAGTTCCGGGAGATTTTGATATGATTCTGCAAAATGCCGAAGGTGTAAAAAAGCAAATTTATTTCACCAATCCTGATGTCGAGCAAAACAACGCCATTTTAGACGAACTGGAATCTTTCGCCAATGCGATCAGTACAGATACCACGCCCGTAGTAACACTGGAACAAGCTACCGATGCATTACGTGTAGCCTATCAGATTATTGAATGCTTTGACAAATAG
- a CDS encoding 3-hydroxyacyl-CoA dehydrogenase family protein, whose amino-acid sequence MKTIAVIGAGTMGNGIAHTFAQSGFVVKLIDVSEKSLDKGMATIAANLDRMQAKGTITPEEVAKTITNIITYTDIKDGVVGVDLVVEAATENVELKLNIFKQLNEACSHNTILATNTSSISITQIGAVVAHPERVIGMHFMNPVPIMKLVEIIRGYNTSDEVTKTIMDLSEKLGKTPVEVNDYPGFVANRILMPMLNEAIETLYNKVAGVYEIDTVMKLGMGHPMGPLQLADFIGLDVCLAILNVMYEGFKNPKYAPCPLLVNMVRAGKLGVKSGEGFYDYSESKKAEKISKQFL is encoded by the coding sequence ATGAAAACTATAGCTGTAATTGGTGCAGGAACAATGGGCAACGGAATTGCTCATACTTTTGCACAAAGTGGTTTTGTTGTAAAACTAATTGATGTTTCAGAAAAATCATTAGACAAAGGAATGGCAACTATTGCTGCCAATCTTGATAGAATGCAAGCAAAAGGGACTATTACTCCTGAAGAGGTTGCTAAAACGATTACCAATATTATTACCTATACAGACATCAAAGACGGTGTTGTCGGCGTTGATTTAGTAGTGGAAGCTGCTACCGAAAATGTTGAATTAAAATTGAATATTTTCAAACAATTAAACGAAGCCTGTTCACACAACACCATCTTAGCCACCAATACTTCGTCTATTTCAATTACACAAATCGGAGCTGTGGTAGCACATCCGGAACGTGTTATCGGAATGCACTTTATGAATCCGGTGCCCATCATGAAATTGGTAGAAATCATTCGCGGATACAATACCAGCGATGAAGTAACAAAAACCATCATGGATTTATCTGAGAAATTAGGTAAAACGCCTGTTGAAGTAAACGATTACCCGGGTTTTGTGGCAAATAGAATTTTAATGCCTATGCTAAACGAAGCCATCGAAACCTTATACAACAAAGTTGCCGGAGTTTATGAAATTGACACGGTAATGAAATTAGGAATGGGACACCCAATGGGACCTCTTCAACTAGCTGATTTTATTGGTCTTGATGTTTGTCTTGCCATTTTAAATGTAATGTACGAAGGTTTCAAAAATCCAAAATACGCTCCTTGTCCGCTATTAGTAAATATGGTACGTGCCGGAAAATTGGGTGTGAAATCCGGTGAAGGTTTTTATGATTATAGTGAAAGTAAAAAAGCAGAGAAAATTTCGAAGCAATTTTTGTAA
- a CDS encoding YggS family pyridoxal phosphate-dependent enzyme: MSIASNLNSIKATLPENVTLVAVSKTKPVSDLMEAYEAGQRIFGENKIQEMADKWKQMPKDIQWHMIGHVQTNKVKFMAPFVSLIHGVDSLKLLQEINKQAAKNNRVIDCLLQMHIAEEETKFGLDENELNALLSSTEFKEMQHIRILGLMGMATFTENQNQIRKEFIYLKYIFDSLRNRDAQQHGGRDTHSRDAQQCISTSISTISMGMSGDYQLAIECGSTMVRIGSSIFGGR; the protein is encoded by the coding sequence ATGTCAATAGCATCAAACTTAAATTCGATAAAAGCTACATTGCCGGAAAACGTAACACTAGTTGCTGTTTCTAAAACTAAGCCCGTTTCAGACTTAATGGAAGCTTACGAAGCCGGTCAGCGCATTTTTGGAGAAAATAAAATCCAGGAAATGGCAGACAAATGGAAACAAATGCCAAAAGACATCCAATGGCATATGATCGGACATGTGCAGACGAATAAAGTTAAATTTATGGCGCCGTTTGTAAGTTTGATTCATGGAGTTGACAGCTTAAAACTATTACAGGAAATCAACAAACAGGCAGCAAAGAACAACAGAGTCATTGATTGCCTGTTACAAATGCATATTGCCGAAGAAGAAACCAAATTTGGTCTTGATGAAAACGAATTAAATGCACTCCTCTCTTCAACCGAATTCAAAGAGATGCAGCACATTAGAATTCTTGGATTAATGGGAATGGCAACTTTTACAGAAAATCAAAACCAAATAAGAAAAGAATTTATATATTTAAAATATATTTTTGATTCGTTACGCAATAGAGATGCACAGCAACATGGAGGTAGAGATACACATAGTAGAGATGCACAGCAGTGCATCTCTACCTCCATTTCAACCATTTCAATGGGAATGTCGGGCGATTATCAACTTGCTATCGAATGCGGCAGTACAATGGTCCGTATTGGCAGCAGCATTTTTGGAGGGCGTTAA
- a CDS encoding protein-L-isoaspartate(D-aspartate) O-methyltransferase, whose protein sequence is MKDTAKHQGLRNQLVSTLEQKGITDKAVLEAIKKIPRHLFLNSSFEDYAYQDKAFPIGAGQTISQPYTVAFQSQLLEVKKEHKILEIGTGSGYQTAVLCMLGAKVFSVERQNELFKTTSNLFPKLNIRPKHLSFGDGYKGLPNFAPFDSIIVTAGAPFIPQPLMAQLKIGGRLVIPLGEDVQIMTLLIRKNETQFEKHEFGEFRFVPLLEDKN, encoded by the coding sequence TTGAAAGATACTGCCAAACATCAAGGACTTCGTAATCAGTTAGTAAGCACTTTAGAACAGAAAGGAATAACCGATAAAGCAGTTTTGGAAGCGATTAAAAAAATTCCAAGACACCTTTTTCTTAATTCCAGTTTTGAAGATTATGCTTATCAGGACAAAGCATTTCCTATAGGGGCAGGGCAAACTATTTCACAGCCTTATACTGTTGCTTTTCAATCACAGTTATTAGAAGTTAAAAAGGAACATAAAATTCTGGAAATCGGTACAGGATCAGGATATCAAACCGCTGTTTTGTGTATGTTGGGAGCCAAAGTTTTTAGTGTAGAAAGACAAAATGAGTTGTTTAAAACGACTTCAAATTTATTTCCAAAATTGAACATTCGCCCTAAACATTTATCTTTTGGAGATGGTTATAAAGGATTGCCAAATTTTGCTCCGTTTGATAGCATTATTGTAACGGCAGGTGCTCCGTTTATTCCGCAACCACTTATGGCACAGTTAAAAATAGGAGGGAGATTGGTTATTCCGTTGGGAGAAGATGTTCAGATTATGACTTTATTGATTCGTAAAAATGAAACACAATTTGAAAAACATGAGTTTGGAGAATTTAGATTTGTACCTTTATTAGAAGATAAAAATTAA